Part of the Candidatus Eremiobacteraceae bacterium genome, TTACCGCTCGTCGACCCTGCTTGCCACGGCTATCGCGGTCCGACGCCCCGCAACAGCGCCATCTTCGGCAGGGCCGGCTACGCCTACGTTTATTTCATCTACGGCAATCACCACTGCTTCAACGTCACCACCGAACCGGCAGGCATCGGCGGCGCAGTCTTGATCCGGGCACTCGAACCCGTGCGCGGTCTTGCGGCGATGCGCCGCCGGCGTCGCGTCGGCACGCCCGATGCCGCCCTCGCTAGCGGCCCAGGTAATCTTTGCCGTGCCTTCGGCATCGATCACGCATGCGATGGAGTCGATCTACGATCGGGCGCTTTGCGATTAGACCTTGCGGATGTCGCACCGCCGATCGGCGCAAGCCATCGCATCGGAATTCGTGCGGCCTCGACGTGGCCTTTGCGCTTCGTCGACCTAACGAGCAAGAGCGTCTCTCCATTTCGCTCAAATGCTACAGTATTGGACGATAAAAGCCGATAACATCATGGTGGACGAGTAGGGTCTCGTCCGTTGACGGCATCGGCGTGCTGTGTTATAGTTACCGATAGCGTGAACCCTAAACGGAGTTCAACCGCTTCCACCTCCTAACTTAAATTCATATGTATGGCGTCGACAGCGACACTTATTTGATTTGTCACGTGCGCGCAAGTCGCGCCG contains:
- a CDS encoding DNA-3-methyladenine glycosylase; the encoded protein is MRKAAASMSSNVAVGLSTNNNRANGRARKGLTVLSATEAARWKHVFALPTVAVARELIGASLVRIIPPDEPDAGEVLVGRIVETEAYLPLVDPACHGYRGPTPRNSAIFGRAGYAYVYFIYGNHHCFNVTTEPAGIGGAVLIRALEPVRGLAAMRRRRRVGTPDAALASGPGNLCRAFGIDHACDGVDLRSGALRLDLADVAPPIGASHRIGIRAASTWPLRFVDLTSKSVSPFRSNATVLDDKSR